In Phalacrocorax carbo chromosome 1, bPhaCar2.1, whole genome shotgun sequence, the genomic stretch GACCAGTGGTTCAGTCCAGAATTTCCAGTTCTTCTTTTCTGGTTGCCCTAGAGCATTCATTTGAGTGGTTTGTGGCACAGTTAATATTTGCAGAGCACTCGGAGTGTTAACAGTGCTACAACAGTATCAACACTAGATAATGATTTTGGCAAACTATCATTTGCCGATCAGTGGAACAAGGGACAGACCAGTTCGGAGAAAATACGAACCAACTTTCACCCCAGAACACAAAAATCAGAACCTTTAAGAAGAGATTTGAAAAAAGTTCCGTTAacttctttttggtttgttttcagcttAATTTCCCTGCAGAGCCACCCTCCAGGTTTCCTCGTTCCAGGTGGGGAGGGACAGAAAAGTACCAAGATAACCACCAAAGAGATTAGCTGCCCTTGCCAGCTGTCAAGCTCCCCCCCAAGCCCTTAGGAAATACCAGAAATTATCACGAGCTTTCCCAGGTCCAAGATTTCTAAACCAAAGTAGCATTGGAGAAGTCTCTTAATGTCAAAGTGATGGTCCAACCTGAGCGGCCAACTTGATGGTTCACCCCACCACTATCAAGACAGTGTAGTGCCTTGAGGCCCAAACTCCACAGAGAGATGCTGGTACAGAGAGTTTATATGCAAAAAGGAATTAGGGGTGTTCCCATCAAAACATGAAACCCTGCTGGCAAGGCTTGAAGTGACGTTCCGGCGTCTTCCATTCATGAAGATAAAGGTGACAGGGCAATACGGGGGGCCTCAGGGGAACACAACACACATGGGtttctcactctctctctctctccccctcatTCATACGGCCTCGACCCGCGTAAACCGCTTCCAAAAACGCAGCCTGAAAAGTcgtagaaaacaaacagaacgGAAACAaacttcccctccctcccaccccacgaCCTGAATATTCACGAGAAGAGAAACACCAATTTATACAAAAAcgcaataaaaaagaaatatttacaaatgaaAGGAACGCCTTCTCAGTGGCTGCTGTCAGAGGTGTCTGACAAGCTGCCATGTGTTCTAGATTGCAGATCGCTCTGTtaatttgtttggtttctttttttttttcttttcctttttgtccttgtaatgagaggagagggaaagaataAGAAGTTCCCTTACAAAGACTCTCCCCCTCTTTGCTCCTTAATTTCCTCAgtgaaatataagaaaatattcCCCTCACCAACCCTGCCCACCCTCCCCTCACACTCTTTGACTCTACAGGCAAATCCCaccctcccctcaccccagatttaaaaaataaataaaataagtaagtaaataaataaaaggccTTCTATTggcttaaaaagagaaagataagaTAAAATCAACCAGAGTGTGGTGAGGGATATGAGAGAGGTGGCTTTCAGCTCCAAGAAATGTGGCTCATAAAGATGGGGCTGCCATCTCCTTTCAGAGTCAGTCCCCAGCAGTGTCCCCATGCCCTCAGCACAGGGCTGTCTCAACACTTCCCCTGATGAGCCACAGTCATTGAGACACTGGGACAGACCCAGGATAAGCAGGAGACACTTTGCCATATCTCTCAGGGCGGGAGAGGTTGGCCCACACCCCCACCTCAGGAGAAAGAAGACATATGAAAGGGGAGTTCAGCTTCTCACTCCTACCATTGCTCCCTTTCCTTTAGTTTAACTTGCATCTAAAATGatacaatggaaagaaaaaaccactcTTATCGATACTAGGTGCACCAGGAAAGCTGTCACTACAACTGCAGGGATGGGAAACCCTAGGCTATTCCAGCTTTGCACCTGTGCTAGTatctctctcacacacagaggcacacgtacatgtacacacacatctCAGCCTTGCAAGTCTTGTCTTCAGCCCTCGGCACAAGTTTCTGTGCTCTCTGGCATTTATTCAAGCACACCCCTTCCCAGGAAGACAAGCCGTGTACTTCCCCTGTACATTCAATAGtaaatatacatatgtatttccCATGGGTGCAAACACCCTCCTCCCATTTCCACATGTGCAAGGAGGCATTGAAACAGTCCACCAGCACCACCGTCACCACACACACCCTtccatggcatttttttttcttcttcagcaccATGCCAGCATTGGCAGCGGGCACCCTATTCTTTTTGTTCCAACCTGCTGGCCAAGGGTAGGGAGGGCAGAAGGATGAaaactcttttttccctgcccTCCTCACTGAAAGGACATGCCAAAACAGGCTTGGTGTACCCTGAAGCGACAGTGACAAAACTCCCCACCTTTCCTTACTTTTTAGCTCTGTTCCACCGTGTGTGTTATCCAGACACCTTATAGGATCGtgggtttattttgctttctccaCAGACATTTCAAGTATAAAGTTATTGTATATACTCGCGTATAGGCTAACCCATACTATACACTGCTCCCACCCTTGAAGTATGTCACAACTAGTGAGCAATTCACAGCTAATGGACCAACCCTGCACCCCTTTCCCCAGTCTCCTTTCATTTCAGTGCAAACCAGCATCCTCTGTCAGAGATCCCAACAACTTCCCTGACTCCAGAGTTGCTTTACCAAACTCAGAACCCACTTCCTTTCCATCTCTCCCACTGGTCTGCCACAGATTCAACGGCTGTAATAGCCATAGTGAAAACACTAGCCAGACCTGCAGACAagccttctctccctccctccacagccccagcagACAATTCAAAATTTTAGCGTAAAATTTCTCAGCATATAcgcaaatatatatatagatatatttcaGCCCTAAACCCCCATAGTCTTCACAAAATAATGTAACAAGAACCTCAGTATAGCTAACATGTAAGTGCATCATCAAGTTAGTCGTGTTATTTCCCCCTTCACTTTCTCCACATCTTCAAACACTAATCTTTTCTAGGCAGCTTTAGGAAGAGTTGCCTGAGCAAGCATATTTTCCTGCATGTCCATTACACTGCCTCTGCTGTCTCCTCCTGCCACACACATATGTGTGCACATGCCTTTCTCTGCCAGGAGCCAGCAGAAGTGAAACGCTACAGTCACTGCCGCTCCCCCTCAGCCcaccccttccctgcctttttCTCCACTTCCTGAAATTACGAGCGAGGATATCCAACTCCGACGTCACTGTAAAGTGCAATGGCCAGGAATGGAGGAGAATGGGAGGAGCGAGAACATGGAAAAAGAGATaaaaggggaggggtgggaaagaggaggaggaagaggggaaaccAAAGAGGTGGCACTTGTCACCAGTGCTGCACTACTCAGAATTCCAGTATCCCACAACATAAGGACGacccaggagagcagcaggtGGGATTGatcccaccccaccctcccACACTCCACATAcacccccagtccctccccGCGCTCTTCCCCTCTCACTCAAACGTCAGACTCAATACTGGAGAGTTTCTCATAAACATGCCCGTTGCTGGAGCCATTGAAAGccctggggtttttgttgttagGCACACAGGGGTTGGACTGGTTCCCTATACAGATGTCCTTCTGGAAACGGGCTGGCACAGCCCCATGAAGGGCTGAGACCACCGGCTTGTTGGTGGTGACGATGGCTCGGAAGTCTGGCCTGGCTTTGGGCCCTCCTGCCACCACAGGCTGCCTGAAGAAATAAGATTTGCTGCCGTGGAGCAAGCATTGGTCATCCCCAAAAGTAGGGATGAAAGGGTTTTGGGTGACCCGGTCGGGGTAGAGCGACTTGCTGAGCATGTAGCCCCCGCTGCTGCCGGGGTTgttgtggtggtggtagctGGTGGCGGGCACTGAGGACTTGTTGTTGGCAAAGGTGGTCTCACTGGCTGGCATCTCAAACATGTGGGCGTAGGGGCTCCCCTCCAAAAAGCGGCCCTTGTCCTTGAGGCTGACGCTGCGGGGGGCCAGGGCTGAGTCATCCTTCTGCAGGTCCACAAAGGTGTCATAGGAGTGCTGCCGGCGGAGCTTGTTGCGGTTCTTCTTCTGCACCTTGGAGGCAGAATTGGAAGGGCTCTGAGGATatttggaggaggaggtggcggTGGTGGCCACCGGCACAGGGGCAGGTGGCTGGTCCAGCTCTTGGAGCGAGTTGTCCTCACTGATGTCATACAGGTTGCCCGCTTTCTTGCAGGCCTCGCAGCGGATGCAGGCCTGGCGGGTGGAGTTCTGCCCCACCACTGATGGTGTGTAGTTGTGCATCTTAGAAGGGCAACCACGGCAGAAATTAGCCCCAGGCCGGTCCTCCCAGTCTAGGTTGGTCAGGTTCTTCTCCCATGGCGCTGGGACCCCGCTCACAACACCATGCTTGTGGTCATTGCCTCCACCAAACTCACCCGAGCCATGCTTGTGGTGGGCCCTGTTGGTGCATGAtccaccccctcctcctcctgtgtcGCGTTTAAACTCATCTCCCCGTTCTTTGTAGATATCCGTCAGGTCCACGTGTTCCCAGTGGGGTGAGTTCTCCTTGGCCCGAAACTGGTCCAGGTAGAAGTCCCGTAGCCCTTCCTTGTCCCTGAAGTAGCGCTTGTGGTCAGGTGAGCGGGGCGGGCGCCGGCGGTAGGCCAGCTCTATCTCATCAAACTCCCGCCGGGACTTGGCGGAGGCTGGGCGTTTCTTCAGGCTGTCCTTGTACTGCTGCTTCCGCCGCTTGGCTGCATTGCCCTCAATGTTGCCATAGGTGACCGTGTGAGTGGAAATGTCAGAGACGTCTGAGCGGATCAGGTCGTCGTGGGCCCCACTGCCTCCGTAGCGGTCACTCTTGAAGGAGAACTTGCCGTAAAGGTCACCCAGCTGGCTGTGCTTGGCAGGGGGTAACCCCAGGTCCAAGGGCTTCTTCCCGATGGACCGCGACTGGGCATTGAAGGGTGGGTTGTCACAATCATAAAGCCCGTCGATGGAGCTGGTGCTGCCGATGCTGTGggggcggtggtggtggtggtagtggtCCTGATACACATTGCTGTCCTTCAGCTGGAGATTGCCAAAGGTCCTTTCCACCTCACTAATATAGTCACTAAAGAGGTTCTCCTCGCAAGGGGGGTTGTTGTAGGACTTGCAGTCTGAGTGGGTGAAGCTGCGGCGGTGCTCAGAGATATCATAGACAGATGACTCACGGCGGATAAAGTCCAGGGCACTCTGTGGTGAGCCATTGACCCCTGACAGGTTGGCCATGTTCTTGGCTGTCCGAAGCAGGCGGAGAATGTTGGAATGGGTGTTGTTCATAGTTGCCGTGGGGGAGTTCATTGCTGACTGGCGCTCCTCAATGGCCACACCGTGGATGCAGCTGTAGATACCCTGAAATGAGAGAAAGCAGGAAGGTGGGTGGTCCTGCAAAAAATATAGGAAAGGCAACCCGGACTGGGAAGCACTCTGTGCAGCAACAGTGTATTCCTGTAGGAGAGCCTTCCATCATGAAGCAGAatcaaatcaaataaaataaaatcagaccTGCTCTACCAACCCTTGCCCctcacattttttccttcccctctattgctcttcctctgctttgcttCATGTCATATCTGTGGGATGCAGGAATACCTGCTTGCCTATGTAAGAGTTACTCAAATCTAGTAGGTGTAACACAGAATTGCAAATGGGGAAAATAATATCCTTGGGAACAAAAGCATCAGGACAAATGATTCTGTGTGGATGAGAGGAAGGAAGTCTGTTTTGGCCCTTGAAATTCATCTGGACACCAGTGAATCAATGAGACAGAAGCTATCTTAGAAAGGGAACAGCTTCATTTGTCATAAACTTAGCTACATTAATCACCAGTACAGATTAGAAAAGGAAACTGAGAAAGAGGAGGACTGCCGAATAGGTATTTAGGTCTTCTGCATCTCGTTGAGTGAAGTACAATAGaatttttaattgcattctGTTAAATTTAACAGTGATAACAGGCTCCAAATTGACATCCTGAAAGTGAAAGTCCTCTATTCAACCTCAAATCAGACAGCAGAAGTGCCTGGTTCTTCCACATTCCCCACTAGCTCATTTCGTCTATGACACAGACTTTTTCCAAGGGCTACCCACCCCTAGGAGCAGAAGAAACAGGGCTCATTTATTCTCTGACCTGCCAAATGGTACCTGCTGATTAATGTAAATTGTGAAATGGACACCATCACATCATGTTACCATGATTTCTCAGCAGCTAGCAGATGATTAACACTTTTCAGACTTTTCACCAGCCTGGCCCAGGCCTAACAGAGAACCCCAGAACGAAAGAATCTGTACTTAGCTAAGGATCACCAAACACAATCCCCCATCTCATCTCCAGACTAAACCAGGTTAGAAACAAACAATATAGAAGAaaggctgtgcccctgcattCACAAGGCTTTGTCATTTCTCCTCAACAATATCTTATGTAGCAATTATATACTCTTTGCATAATCAAAGTTAATTCCGTAACATTGACGCTGAGGTCAAAAATGCTGAGACTTGACCTCACTGCAGAATGGATCAGGAGAAGGGACCAGTGgcttgaaagaaggaaaaaagctccAAATGGGACACTGCTAGCTACACTAATAGCAGAAAGATGACTCAGAAATGACTAGAATTTgctttaaatgtaaatattctaTCCTAAGGCAGATTTGCATAAAGCAATTGACAAGTTCATATGGTCATCCTCTCTGGAAGGATTTCTGCATGGTTTAGGGCATTGCTTTTGCTTAGGGACTTCCAACTGTCCATGATAGCACACTTCTTGTTAACATAAGGTCAGCTGAACAGCTGTAATATAGAGGAcaatgaaaaactgaatttctAATCATGTTATCCACCATTACTTGACTTATTGTCCCCAAATTTGGCCTCCTCACAACACACTTTGGAGGAGCAGACAGTTATGGTTAACTTCTTatactgcattttcatttccatgtGAAATTTCCATGACGCTAATCCAGCAGAGACCAGAGATGTCACAGAAAAACATTAGATGCTCTTGCAACATTAACAGTGAAAAGATGCCAGCCTTTATCCTGGCAGACCACCACTCTATGCCACCTGTGCATTAGACGGTCTTTGTGGATTTCCACATCTCCAGTACCTAGGACTGTCTGAATAAATCCTCTGTTCCTCCCTGTTAGCTAATGGCACTCACCCTGCTGATGGAGAAGACCACACCAGGCTTGCCAGAGCAGACACCCATGAAGCAGTGGCGGAATTGCCAGTAGAAGAGATGTTCACAGATGAAGGTGATCAGACTGAGGGCCATGGCTGCTCCCAGCATGTAGAAGACACCTGCCATGTTATCTATATCCAGCTGGCTGCTCATAACCTCATTCTTCTCATTATGACAAATGCCAGTAAGCCACAGCGCTTCCAGTTCCTCCATCTCCCctagaaagacagagagaaggaaaggaacagGTTAGACAGCCCTGCAATGACTAAAGAGCTCAGGTGGGGGCAGACTGAAAGCAAGAAGCTGATCTAAGGTAATTTCCAATGGCTATGCTTTTTCCACTGCTATTATGTCCATGAAATATCCTGACTACCCTTCTGGTAGGGGCAGGTGCAATTTGTCACAGGGAAGGCAACAGGATTTTTCCATGGCCAGGTATTAGCCACAAAAAGCCGTACCACAAGACACAGCTATCACACTTGCCAAACGTCTACAGTGAGATAATGAAAAAATTGTCCACCAGATGACTGAAGACCTGGCCTCACAAACTTCCACTTTCATATTAGGTCAATGAAGTGAAAAATCCGTGACTGATACTGGTAGACAAAAATGAGTCACTTCTGTATGAAAACATTGTATGTTTCCAGCGGAAAACTCAAAATGTTGatctttttaaatcaaaatgtcTGATTCTGAATCTGCTTCCATCATATCCATAGCTTATTAAAACTAAGGGCAATGTTCCCAATAATATTTGTGCATTTTCacctggttttcttcccttcaatTTTGTCCAAATTCAACACTTCCAGGCCCTTTGACCGATCAAAAATATTACTAATTTGTATCAGCTAGGAACAAATGTTCTGTAGTCTAATTTCATACCCCACTTACTCCCATTATGGTATTTTCAAGAGGGGAGAGACAGagataaacacacacacacacatgcatactgAGACATTCAGAAACAAACTAATTTTGCAGGTTGGCAATTCTTTTCATGCTGTTAGGAAAGTtagtttttcacattttcaacctCCAGTCCAGtgacgggggagggggggatccATATATTTATGTGGCACCATAGCACAGTCTTTAAAACTTTATGGAGAACTTacgtatttttttctgaaataatacaTATTAGGCTGTTTAGGAGACAGGACACCCTATCTGTCAGGTGGCcaattttctgctgaaatatatcacaactattttcttcccatATTTATTATACCATAtgttattttcagatttcagaaaaaaagagaagtacttataaataaaataactggtgaattttatttattctaaaaaaGGACACAGCAAGTTGTAATATGGAATTGAAAGGGAAAGCCAGGAATATATTTTCTAAGCAGGAATTCCTTATCccacaaaagatttttttttaaaataatagcgATTTCTCTGTGAAGGATAAGATGAACTAGGTAACTATAATGTTCTGATTAAAAACTCACTCCAAAATATGCTTCTGAGTCTCAAGTCCTTccctgtgttttggtttggtttttttaagttttggaaAATCTGAGTTACCTCTTCCatccagaaatatttattctttaattttgtAAACTCTGCATGGGTTGCTCCTGTCTAGAACTATAAAGCATGAGATGACCACAGAAAGTCCAGTATAATTAGTGGGTTTGGTCATGGCAAAACCTCAAAGGTAGAGAAAAGTTCACAACAAAAATCTTGTTTTTACAAGGCATTCTTCACACAAGATATTTTTCAAACACACATCTGAGCTGGTTCTGTGAAACCTTTAGTGTTTTTGACATTGCTTTTGATGATACTTCTACCCTGCATCAACAACATAAAATAGGTGACATCCTCACATATTCAGCGTAATGCCTCTAACAAACCCTTGTTAATAATTTCCTGTTCTCAACTCAAATCTGAAGCAACAGAGCTAGGAACTTCTATTTCTTACATGCAAAACCTGGTATCTCTTAGGAAAAATCCAACTCCTCTTTTTCTTGTCACTCACCATCTCCAAAAAGCTGTAGAATGGCAAGATCAACCTGGCGCTTCCAGCCCGAGTCCTTTTGGATGGCAATGCCATAGCCGGTGGAGGCGAACACTTTCCCACTCCCAATTGTCACCAGCTTGCAGCCTTCATCTCTGCCAGCCATGTAGTTTAGCACTGCTGCATCATAAATGAAAGCATCCAACTTCCTGCACAGGTGCAAGAAACAAGAGGGGCATAGTACAGAAAAGATAGAATCTGTATGAGTTCAAAGGTGTTCTCAGGTAATTAAGGCAGAAGCAAATCTCTTTCATATAGACTACAATAGGCTGCACCTTCATCTTCAGAGTTAACTAAAATCTGAGCCTAGAACCTGTTTACAGGTGAAGCTAGATTACAAATGAGGACTATTTCTTTCTCACTCTGTGATAATCATCATTTCTgatctgaaagaaaatttgGAATATAAACATAACGCAAGACAAAGGTGAATTAAGAGCAAGTCAAGGGGATCTACAGTCCTAACAACAGCTTATATTTCTGGACTGCCTTTCATCTCAAAGGAACCTACAATCCTTATAAAATGTATCGATATTAGATAGCAAAGCAGGAGTGGAAGTAAGGAAAAGATTATCTCAGATTCAAACTGCTGGCATGACTTAGCTGagcaaaatgtaattatttttcaaattaaataagtCAAGACACCATGTTTAACTCCTCAGTTACTGTGAAAAGCACTACTGGACCTTTACCAATGTCAATAGCAGCTTTATGGTTTACCATGCTGAGTAGCTTTTTGGTAAAGAGTGCTTAGCTgaaaaccacaagaaaaaaatctgtttcaacaAAGAGAAATCCCCATTATGGGCTAGGATGGGTAGACAACTCGACAGACTGATGAGAGCCTTTCTCTCACTGCAACAAATTGATTTGGGTGTGGGGGGCAGTCTCAGGGGGCTGCATCTTCCACATAACCAAAGACAGCTGATGAGTAAATCCTCCCACTAGAGCTGAAATGAAGCACTTTTCAATAAAAGACCAAAGACCTTCCACCTTGCACATTCTCACACCTACGCTATCTTTTCAATCCACCTCCTGCACATATATTTCCAGTATGGTGATTATCTCAGTTCAAGTGCGTATCTGTGGGGAAGTCTGTCCAAGGGTGGATATGAAGCCAGGATGACATCTACCACAAGTGATGAGCTCTATTTCGTCCATATATTTCCAGGACAGAACATATTTATTTCCTGGATGATGACTACCCTGGCAAATATACCTTCCCAGGATGGCATCCAACAATGGTACAATCATTTATAATGGGCTGCATGCCTCTGAACCTGGCGAACAGGTTTAGGAATATTCAGTCAATCTAGTAATTAAATTGGCTGAACATCTTCATTCGTGCTTTGGAATGAACTTTCTCATAAGAGTGCAACATGAGTGTAAgcaagaatgttttttttcactGGGGCTAGGCTCTGACAACCAAAATGGTCAGCTCTGGGAGGAGGTCTTTAATTACAAAGGGCAAAGGCCTGCAAAATGGGGTTTAAGTCTGCTGCTTTACAGATTCACTGCTATTAAAATGAGCTTTTCAAACATAGTTTTTGCTAATGATTTTTCCCACATTTCCCAAATTACCCAAGGAAATGCTCCCATTTTATATACTTCCTTATTATTCAAACAACATTTTGTTCAGCCCTTAATACTAAAATATTCCAGAGAGAAGGGCTACTTCCAGACTATTTGCTTCAAGCACACCTTCCGTTACACTATATTAGCTAGTGATACACTGGGGTGGGATTAGTCTGACAAGGATTGTTTCAGCTTCCTGATTAACATAATCTTTTATATTCAGAAGGAGGGAAATCAAAGGGATTTCCAGATGACAATATaaatgctctgaaaaaaactttGTCCCCAGAGATCTGTGAGCTTTTCAGGTGTATGCATAAGGACCCATCAGCATGAAACATCTTGATGAAGTAAGGTCTTCAGGACTAATATACACAAGGCTAATGTATACAAGGGTACAGGAGatcctctgggttttttttttccgaaTAGTCTTATAAACACAGCAAAAGCCAAAACTCTTACACAGATGTCAATAGAATAACCTGGCTAAGAGAATCACAACATTATTCTTCTGTGTTGTGTGTAGCTTTGCTATACTTTTAACCATGGAATGAATACGGAGGCTCATTTTCCAAATCCCACAAAAAATTTCCCAGAGAAGCATGCAAGGAAGTCAGGTTTCTGTGGTGAGTAAGCATGGAAGAAGAAAGCCTCACCCAGTCTTCAGCGAGAACAATGCATCATCCACCCCTCTCTGATTGAACTTCACCATGTAGCTGTGCATTTCAGGATAGTTGTTGCGAAtgttcctttctgtgctgccaTTGGGAACCGTCCCAAAGCGGAAAGGGGGCGAAAAGTCATTGGGTTTCTGGAACTGTAGAGACAGAAACATAATATTTCTTACAATCTTTCAGCAAGAAGCAGTCATCTGAATGGGAGAACACACTCTCCTCAGAAGGTAGTTCTAATGTTATTTTACTATCAGGTAGAAAACATTATTGAGAAGatatatttcactgttttcaaacacaaacATCTCCTGTTAGTGCCTAAGAACCAAGAAGTGaatctgagcaacctggtctttCTGTCCACTCTGGATTAAGTGCATAAAATAACCAGTCATCAAAGATTAAAATGAAGTTagataaacagaaaaaggaaaaggaaagggaagaagtaACACTGGCTTTAGAACACAGTCAAGCAAAGATTTTCAGTAAAATCTATATGCATTTTAGCCAAAGtgtcatttattttctaagtaTCTTTTTCAACTCTGTGGATGCCTTTGCACTTCCTGATTCTGACTGAAGCAGAAACGTAGTTAATGAGGAGAGATGCTTCTCAGAACACCTCACAACCACTTCGCCAAATGAATGATCAGCTTTCAAACTTTTGGGCAAATGTCCCAAATGAAATGCTATTAGTGGTTGCAAGTCACTAGTAACATTTGATGcccagaacagagctggcagcatACTCTAAAACCTTTGCTGCTCCCAAGAAATACATTCATCATAACATTCCCCTATGGCTGCGAGGCCATGAGATTTTATATGCCACTTGCTTAACTCAAGTCATAATCAATGCTCTCTGGGGTTTTATGAGCAGTAAAATTTAGAATGTCAATTATCAAGACTGCTTAAAACCCCTAGAACCAGCAGATGGGAAGGAACACAGAACTGTAAGCCAGGAACTGAATAAGCAGTAAAGACAAAGATGCAAAGGTAGGCTAGATAGAGGCAAGCCCCTCGTCCCTTGATATATGAAGCAGTAGCTTGCCTGGTGCTAATTCTTGACTCCCAATTGGGACTGTATATTTGGATGATACAGAGAAGCACGCTAGGAACACATTTATGGTCAGATCAAACCCATTTAACAGCAACAGCTCACCTGGTACATGAATATATGCAGTCATGTACTGTCACCTTCTACAGTGGAAATGTGGCTCTGGTCTATAGCTATAGcttaaaaaaacatgcagatgAGGCTTGTTCTTGAGTTGTGATCAAAGCCAGTTTGGAACCTGGTCAACCCAGCTGAGGAGGCCAAAGCCACTAAAGCAGTATACCAATCCCATTCACAACATCTCAGCAATAAGGCCAAGCAGGAGCTGTGTTTGTTGGTAGGCGAATACACCATTCACATCACCTGTTTCTGTGTACCAGGAAACTCATCTGGCTGTGCAAGGAATCATCCCCCCAGTTTGGATGGCAAGATGGGCTGGCTTGTATATGCATGCATGAATGTATGAGAGAGAACACATGTCCTACTTCTTCAAGCAAATAGAAAACATCAGGGTTGTTTTTTGAAACACAGGTTGGCACatcaccaaaaaaaacaaaagaggttTCACATAGCATAAAACAGGCAGTAAGGTGGCTCTTAGAACCTTGTCACACCCCCTAGGGATGAAGACAAACTCATAGCTATCAAAACCTGTGATGAAAGCAAACTTTGATGGGAGAAAAATCACTGCAGCATgctaaaattattcttttttaccAAACTGATTATAGCAGCAGCTTAGGGGACCCATCACAAGAATGGTATTGCTATACTAGGCACAAAGGAACACAGTCTCTCCCCTAACATGATAAAATGGGAGTTTGCAAAGTGGGCATCTTGCTTCCTCAGAGGCTGCAGAATCCAGCCTAAGGGGGCAGATGGGGCAGCCCCATCCCCATAGAGCCCTCTAACAGAGTAAAGTCAGCAGGGCAAGCAGCAGGCAGGCCCAACCAACATTGGTGTGACCTCAGCTTCAGCATGCCCTTTGGAGGGGCAGCAGCTGTGACAGCCTCCCTCTGGGCCCAAAGAGctttaagagaaaagaaagcttcaTCCAATGTCCATTTGTCTCCACACTCCATTCCCAGTGACACCATCTCTAGTTTTGTCTGCTTCCATCACTGTGTCTATGAACTGGAGTAAAAAGGATTACAGAGTCAGGGAGGGCTGTCATAAGTGAAACAATCCCACCTCTGAACTATCCTTTGCTCCTGCTGTGTTCCAGGGCCCCTCTTAGCAGCCAGAGGTGAAAGGCtccatatataatttttaaccTCCTGGGCAAtcagtaaataaatgaaaactttcCTCTTGAaggaaattactgttttcagcaACTGGAAAAGCATGTTTCTAGAGAAGGAAGCCAGGCTGATGGCTTCTACAAAAC encodes the following:
- the GRIN2B gene encoding glutamate receptor ionotropic, NMDA 2B, which codes for MRPRVECYSPRFWLVLAVLATTGSGAHAQKSHPSIGIAVILVGTSDEVAIKDAHEKDDFHHLSVVPRVELVAMNETDPKSIITRICDLMSDRKIQGVVFADDTDQEAIAQILDFISAQTLTPILGIHGGSSMIMADKDESSMFFQFGPSIEQQASVMLNIMEEYDWYIFSIVTTYFPGYQDFVNKIRSTIEHSFVGWELEEVLLLDMSLDDGDSKIQNQLKKLQSPVILLYCTKEEATYIFEVANSVGLTGYGYTWIVPSLVAGDTDTVPSEFPTGLISVSYDEWDYGLPARVRDGIAIITTAASDMLSEHSFIPEPKSSCYNTQEKRIYQSNMLNRYLINVTFEGRNLSFSEDGYQMHPKLVIILLTKERKWERVGKWKEKKLQMKYYVWPRFELYPDSEEREDDHLSIVTLEEAPFVIVENVDPLSGTCMRNTVPCQKRIVTENKTDEEPDYMKKCCKGFCIDILKKISKSVKFTYDLYLVTNGKHGKKINGTWNGMIGEVVTKRAYMAVGSLTINEERSEVVDFSVPFIETGISVMVSRSNGTVSPSAFLEPFSADVWVMMFVMLLIISAVAVFVFEYFSPVGYNRCLADGREPGGPSFTIGKAIWLLWGLVFNNSVPVQNPKGTTSKIMVSVWAFFAVIFLASYTANLAAFMIQEEYVDQVSGLSDKKFQKPNDFSPPFRFGTVPNGSTERNIRNNYPEMHSYMVKFNQRGVDDALFSLKTGKLDAFIYDAAVLNYMAGRDEGCKLVTIGSGKVFASTGYGIAIQKDSGWKRQVDLAILQLFGDGEMEELEALWLTGICHNEKNEVMSSQLDIDNMAGVFYMLGAAMALSLITFICEHLFYWQFRHCFMGVCSGKPGVVFSISRGIYSCIHGVAIEERQSAMNSPTATMNNTHSNILRLLRTAKNMANLSGVNGSPQSALDFIRRESSVYDISEHRRSFTHSDCKSYNNPPCEENLFSDYISEVERTFGNLQLKDSNVYQDHYHHHHRPHSIGSTSSIDGLYDCDNPPFNAQSRSIGKKPLDLGLPPAKHSQLGDLYGKFSFKSDRYGGSGAHDDLIRSDVSDISTHTVTYGNIEGNAAKRRKQQYKDSLKKRPASAKSRREFDEIELAYRRRPPRSPDHKRYFRDKEGLRDFYLDQFRAKENSPHWEHVDLTDIYKERGDEFKRDTGGGGGGSCTNRAHHKHGSGEFGGGNDHKHGVVSGVPAPWEKNLTNLDWEDRPGANFCRGCPSKMHNYTPSVVGQNSTRQACIRCEACKKAGNLYDISEDNSLQELDQPPAPVPVATTATSSSKYPQSPSNSASKVQKKNRNKLRRQHSYDTFVDLQKDDSALAPRSVSLKDKGRFLEGSPYAHMFEMPASETTFANNKSSVPATSYHHHNNPGSSGGYMLSKSLYPDRVTQNPFIPTFGDDQCLLHGSKSYFFRQPVVAGGPKARPDFRAIVTTNKPVVSALHGAVPARFQKDICIGNQSNPCVPNNKNPRAFNGSSNGHVYEKLSSIESDV